TTCAGAAAAAAGTAAGCAAAGAACTTAAGGATCATCCTTGGCACACAGAAGGTATGGATAATGCCGAATGGGTACTTATGGATTATGTTAATGTTGTGGTACATGTGTTTCAAAAACAAATAAGACAGTACTATGACATTGAAAGCCTTTGGGGTGATGCAAAAACAACAGTTATACAAACTAGTTATTAAAAATTAAGGATGGCAAACGATAAAAAAAAAATAAATGAGAACAAACCAAAATTCAGTCCCTACTGGATTTACGGTATATTAATAGCCCTGTTTCTAGGGTTTCAATTGTTCAGCAACAACTCTTATCAAGATGGAAGTGCTACAACTCCTTCAGAATTTTTTAAATTTTTGGAAGCTGGTGATGTTGCTCAAGTTGATATTATAAAAAACACGCGAGTAGCTAAAGTTTATTTAACTTCAGAAGCGGAGAATAAAGAGATTCATAAAAAATCGAAACCTACAACATTTCTTCCATCTGCCACAAAATTGCCAAACTATAAATTTGAGTTTGGTGATCTTCAAAATTTTGAAAACCAGTTAAATGAAGTTGCTAAGGATTTACCTAGTAAACCTATTATAAAATTTGATACTGAAACCGATAATTGGGGCAGCCTTTTAATGAGCATTTTGCCTTTTATTTTACTTATTGCAGTATGGATTTTTATTATGCGCCGTATGTCTGGTGGTGCTGGAGGTGGTGCTGGAGGTCAGATATTCAATATAGGAAAATCAAAAGCCAAACTTTTTGATCAAAATACCGAAGTAAAAACGACTTTTAAAGATGTAGCAGGTCTAGAAGGTGCTAAAGAAGAAGTTCAGGAAATTGTAGATTTCCTTAAGTTCCCTGAAAAATACACCTCTTTAGGAGGGAAAATACCAAAAGGCGCACTTCTTGTAGGACCTCCAGGAACAGGGAAAACCTTATTAGCGAGAGCGGTTGCGGGCGAGGCTAAAGTACCTTTCTTTTCACTATCCGGCTCCGATTTTGTTGAAATGTTTGTGGGTGTTGGTGCTTCTCGTGTTCGAGATTTATTCAAACAAGCTAAAGAAAAATCACCTTCAATTATATTTATTGATGAAATTGATGCCATTGGTCGTGCCAGAGGAAAAAACGCCATGTCTGGAAGTAATGATGAACGTGAGAACACCTTAAATCAATTACTGACGGAAATGGATGGTTTTGGTACAAATACCAATGTTATCGTACTTGCCGCAACCAACAGAGCCGATATTTTAGATACCGCTTTAATGCGTGCAGGTCGTTTTGATAGACAAATTTATGTTGATTTACCAGACGTTCGTGAGCGCAAGGAAATTTTTGAAGTGCATTTAAGACCTCTTAAAAAAGCAAAAGACTTAGACCTTGATTTCTTATCAAAACAAACGCCAGGGTTCTCTGGTGCCGATATTGCAAATGTTTGTAACGAAGCCGCTTTAATAGCTGCAAGGAAAGGCAAAAAGTCTGTTGACAAACAAGATTTTCTTGATGCCGTAGATAGAATTATTGGTGGTTTAGAAAAGAAAAATAAAATTATTACCCCAAGTGAAAAAAGAGCCGTGGCATTCCACGAAGCGGGTCATGCCGTAGTTAGTTGGATGTTAGAACATGCTG
This genomic window from Mariniflexile sp. TRM1-10 contains:
- the rsfS gene encoding ribosome silencing factor, encoding MAKKDISADQLISVIISGIEDVKGKEINILDLREIENTVCDYFIICEGTSNTQVNAIVNSVQKKVSKELKDHPWHTEGMDNAEWVLMDYVNVVVHVFQKQIRQYYDIESLWGDAKTTVIQTSY
- the ftsH gene encoding ATP-dependent zinc metalloprotease FtsH; translated protein: MANDKKKINENKPKFSPYWIYGILIALFLGFQLFSNNSYQDGSATTPSEFFKFLEAGDVAQVDIIKNTRVAKVYLTSEAENKEIHKKSKPTTFLPSATKLPNYKFEFGDLQNFENQLNEVAKDLPSKPIIKFDTETDNWGSLLMSILPFILLIAVWIFIMRRMSGGAGGGAGGQIFNIGKSKAKLFDQNTEVKTTFKDVAGLEGAKEEVQEIVDFLKFPEKYTSLGGKIPKGALLVGPPGTGKTLLARAVAGEAKVPFFSLSGSDFVEMFVGVGASRVRDLFKQAKEKSPSIIFIDEIDAIGRARGKNAMSGSNDERENTLNQLLTEMDGFGTNTNVIVLAATNRADILDTALMRAGRFDRQIYVDLPDVRERKEIFEVHLRPLKKAKDLDLDFLSKQTPGFSGADIANVCNEAALIAARKGKKSVDKQDFLDAVDRIIGGLEKKNKIITPSEKRAVAFHEAGHAVVSWMLEHAAPLVKVTIVPRGRSLGAAWYLPEERLIVHPEQMLDEMCAALGGRAAEKVIFNKISTGALSDLEKVTKQARAMVTIYGLSDKIGNLTYYDSSGQNEYGFTKPYSEQTAELIDKEISDIIETQYKRAIKLLEDNRDKLTELAEVLLEKEVIFKDNLEKIFGERAFQKEDVDNQ